In a single window of the Desulfocurvibacter africanus subsp. africanus DSM 2603 genome:
- a CDS encoding transposase has product VVPPNPNRLEPWEYDKELYKKRNEIERLFRRLKGYRRIFTRYDKLDVMYLGFLTLALIVEALR; this is encoded by the coding sequence CGTGGTTCCTCCAAACCCCAATCGCTTGGAACCCTGGGAATATGACAAGGAGCTGTACAAAAAGCGCAATGAGATAGAGCGTCTATTCAGACGACTCAAAGGTTACAGGCGCATTTTTACCCGCTACGACAAGCTCGATGTCATGTACCTTGGCTTTCTCACCTTGGCACTAATTGTAGAGGCGCTCAGATAG